One window of Roseisolibacter agri genomic DNA carries:
- a CDS encoding efflux RND transporter periplasmic adaptor subunit, whose product MDIARPKKSKRGRNALIAAGTVALVAASVALTRLEPAAPSVERATLWIDTVRQGTLERNVRAPGTLVPEHVRIVSAVTAGRVEQLVTRAGTTVTPGTVLLEMTNPDVQLQALEAERQLTAAEANLVSLRNQLETARLQQQATVATITTEYNDAKRNAEVFEALDKKGLSSANEVARARERADEFSSRRQIEQRRLQMLQQSLGQQLALEQANVQRMRAVAQFQRDRVASMRVTAGEAGVLQQLDLELGQWVVPGQLLARVAQPGKLKAVLRVPETQAKDIVLGQPVSVDTRNGLVAGRIIRVDPAVQNGTVTVEVGLEGTLPRGARADLSVDGTIEIERLPNVLSVGRPAYGQPESTVGLFVVEPDGSHARRVQVKLGRASVNAIEVVQGLKPGDKVIISDVSQWDGQERLRIK is encoded by the coding sequence GTGGACATCGCACGCCCCAAGAAGTCGAAGCGCGGCCGCAACGCCCTGATCGCCGCCGGCACTGTCGCCCTGGTCGCCGCCAGCGTCGCGCTCACCCGCCTCGAGCCCGCCGCGCCGTCCGTCGAGCGCGCGACGCTCTGGATCGACACCGTCCGCCAGGGCACCCTGGAGCGCAACGTCCGCGCGCCCGGCACGCTGGTCCCCGAGCACGTGCGCATCGTCAGCGCGGTGACCGCGGGCCGCGTCGAGCAGCTGGTCACGCGCGCCGGCACCACGGTCACCCCGGGCACCGTGCTGCTGGAGATGACCAACCCCGACGTGCAGCTCCAGGCCCTCGAGGCCGAGCGCCAGCTGACGGCGGCCGAGGCGAACCTGGTGAGCCTGCGCAACCAGCTGGAGACCGCGCGGCTGCAGCAGCAGGCGACCGTCGCCACGATCACGACCGAGTACAACGACGCGAAGCGGAACGCCGAGGTGTTCGAGGCCCTGGACAAGAAGGGGCTCTCGAGCGCCAACGAGGTGGCCCGCGCCCGCGAGCGCGCCGACGAGTTCTCCAGCCGCCGTCAGATCGAGCAGCGCCGCCTGCAGATGCTGCAGCAGTCGCTCGGCCAGCAGCTGGCGCTGGAGCAGGCGAACGTCCAGCGCATGCGCGCCGTCGCGCAGTTCCAGCGCGACCGCGTGGCATCGATGCGGGTGACCGCGGGCGAGGCGGGCGTGCTGCAGCAGCTCGACCTCGAGCTGGGCCAGTGGGTCGTGCCGGGCCAGCTGCTGGCGCGCGTCGCGCAGCCGGGGAAGCTGAAGGCCGTGCTCCGCGTCCCCGAGACGCAGGCGAAGGACATCGTCCTCGGCCAGCCGGTGAGCGTCGACACCCGCAACGGCCTCGTGGCCGGCCGCATCATCCGCGTCGATCCCGCGGTGCAGAACGGCACCGTGACCGTGGAGGTGGGGCTGGAGGGCACGCTGCCGCGCGGCGCCCGCGCCGACCTCTCGGTGGACGGCACGATCGAGATCGAGCGGCTGCCCAACGTGCTGTCGGTGGGCCGCCCCGCCTACGGCCAGCCGGAGAGCACGGTCGGCCTGTTCGTGGTGGAGCCGGACGGCAGCCACGCGCGCCGGGTGCAGGTGAAGCTGGGGCGCGCCTCCGTGAACGCGATCGAGGTCGTGCAGGGCCTCAAGCCCGGCGACAAGGTGATCATCTCCGACGTCTCGCAGTGGGACGGCCAGGAGCGGCTCCGCATCAAGTGA
- a CDS encoding S9 family peptidase: MSKLRLRAALAAAVLAPAAAAAQPAARPSASAPATAPASAPAFDFTIANMMRGPELYGREPQDVRWSPDARWIYFRWNEAGTDWREPLRVYRVRPVAGARPERVPDAQLDSVGPLLADGDDAPDRRRRVVAYDGDLWLVERGATSARRLTQTLGVESSPRFSGDGRRVFFVRDNNVFALALDGGLVRQLTDVRAGPQPDSARAGAQRRALEADQRALFDVIRDRVLRDSVQAAERKAREAGRPTPLWLQAGERVITFSVAPTGDALLLATTSAAPRARTAQVPEWVTKSGYVEELPARTKVGDDQSNGRVAFVRVSGGAAKWLRVIPSDTVRAPSGAQLLGWNDAGTMALVSAERRDYKERVLSVVRADSGTVRPIETLRDSAWVGGPCGGCAGWLPDGRAWFVNESDGWAHLYTVAADGSGKRQLTQGKFEVLQAELSPDRTHFQLHTSERSVFDRDYYTMPVAGGARTRFTRDAGGHQVTPSPDGRLLADVYSTANRPPELYVLPARANAAPAKLTTSPSADWQAFGWRAPEIVMIPGSDGVPVPARVYRPQEMGAQPNGAAAIFVHGAGYLHNVHNWWSTYSREYMFNHYLASRGYVVLDIDYRGSAGYGRDWRTAIYRHMGGRDLQDHVDGVRWLQKTYGVDPERVGIYGGSYGGFITLMALFTEPKMFGAGAALRSVTDWAHYNHPYTARILNFPDADTVSYRRSSPIYFAEGLADPLLMAHGMVDVNVHYQDIVRLTQRLIELGKTDWELASYPVEDHGFVRPSSWTDEYRRIFALFERTIGKPGARGAATTGSGTR, translated from the coding sequence GTGTCGAAGCTCCGTCTCCGCGCCGCGCTCGCCGCGGCCGTGCTCGCGCCGGCGGCCGCCGCCGCGCAGCCCGCGGCCCGCCCGTCCGCGAGCGCACCCGCGACCGCTCCCGCGAGCGCTCCCGCGTTCGACTTCACGATCGCCAACATGATGCGCGGCCCGGAGCTCTACGGCCGCGAGCCGCAGGACGTGCGCTGGTCGCCGGACGCGCGCTGGATCTACTTCCGCTGGAACGAGGCCGGCACCGACTGGCGCGAGCCGCTGCGCGTGTACCGCGTGCGGCCGGTCGCGGGTGCGAGGCCGGAGCGCGTGCCCGACGCGCAGCTGGATTCCGTCGGGCCGCTGCTCGCCGACGGCGACGACGCGCCCGACCGGCGTCGGCGCGTGGTCGCGTACGACGGCGACCTGTGGCTGGTCGAGCGCGGCGCCACCAGCGCGCGGCGGCTCACGCAGACGCTCGGCGTCGAGTCGTCGCCGCGGTTCTCGGGCGACGGGCGGCGCGTGTTCTTCGTGCGCGACAACAACGTGTTCGCGCTGGCGCTGGACGGCGGCCTGGTGCGGCAGCTGACCGACGTGCGCGCGGGCCCGCAGCCCGATAGCGCGCGCGCCGGCGCGCAGCGTCGCGCGCTGGAGGCCGACCAGCGCGCGCTGTTCGACGTCATCCGCGACCGCGTGCTGCGCGACAGCGTGCAGGCCGCCGAGCGGAAGGCACGCGAGGCCGGCCGTCCCACGCCGCTCTGGCTGCAGGCGGGCGAGCGCGTGATCACGTTCTCCGTCGCGCCCACGGGCGACGCGCTGCTGCTGGCGACGACGTCGGCGGCGCCGCGCGCCCGCACCGCGCAGGTGCCCGAGTGGGTGACGAAGAGCGGGTACGTCGAGGAGCTGCCCGCGCGCACGAAGGTGGGCGACGACCAGTCGAACGGGCGCGTGGCGTTCGTGCGCGTGTCGGGCGGCGCCGCGAAGTGGCTGCGCGTGATCCCGTCCGACACCGTGCGCGCGCCGAGCGGCGCGCAGCTGCTGGGGTGGAACGACGCGGGGACGATGGCGCTCGTGTCGGCCGAGCGGCGCGACTACAAGGAGCGCGTGCTGAGCGTGGTGCGCGCGGACTCGGGCACGGTGCGTCCCATCGAGACGCTGCGCGACAGCGCGTGGGTGGGCGGGCCGTGCGGCGGCTGCGCGGGCTGGCTGCCCGACGGGCGCGCGTGGTTCGTGAACGAGAGCGACGGCTGGGCGCACCTCTACACCGTCGCCGCCGACGGCAGCGGGAAGCGGCAGCTGACGCAGGGGAAGTTCGAGGTGCTGCAGGCGGAGCTCTCGCCCGACCGCACGCACTTCCAGCTGCACACGAGCGAGCGCTCGGTGTTCGACCGCGACTACTACACGATGCCGGTGGCGGGCGGCGCGCGCACGCGGTTCACGCGCGACGCCGGCGGGCATCAGGTGACGCCGTCGCCGGACGGGCGCCTGCTGGCCGACGTCTACTCGACGGCGAACCGGCCGCCGGAGCTGTACGTGCTGCCCGCGCGCGCGAACGCCGCGCCCGCGAAGCTCACGACGTCGCCGAGCGCGGACTGGCAGGCGTTCGGGTGGCGGGCGCCGGAGATCGTGATGATCCCGGGCTCGGACGGCGTGCCGGTGCCGGCGCGCGTCTACCGCCCGCAGGAGATGGGCGCGCAGCCCAACGGCGCGGCGGCGATCTTCGTGCACGGCGCGGGCTACCTGCACAACGTGCACAACTGGTGGTCGACGTACAGCCGCGAGTACATGTTCAACCACTACCTCGCGTCCAGGGGGTACGTGGTGCTCGACATCGACTACCGCGGCTCGGCGGGCTACGGGCGCGACTGGCGGACGGCGATCTACCGCCACATGGGCGGGCGCGACCTGCAGGACCACGTGGACGGCGTGCGCTGGCTGCAGAAGACGTACGGCGTCGATCCGGAGCGCGTGGGGATCTACGGCGGCAGCTACGGCGGCTTCATCACGCTGATGGCGCTGTTCACGGAGCCGAAGATGTTCGGCGCGGGCGCGGCGCTGCGGTCGGTGACGGACTGGGCGCACTACAACCACCCGTACACGGCGCGCATCCTGAACTTCCCGGACGCGGACACGGTGTCGTACCGCCGCTCGTCGCCGATCTATTTCGCAGAGGGTCTTGCAGACCCCCTTCTCATGGCGCACGGCATGGTGGACGTGAACGTCCACTACCAGGACATCGTGCGGCTGACGCAGCGGCTGATCGAGCTCGGGAAGACCGATTGGGAGCTGGCGTCGTACCCGGTGGAGGACCACGGCTTCGTGCGTCCGTCGTCGTGGACCGACGAGTACCGCCGCATCTTCGCGCTGTTCGAGCGGACGATCGGGAAGCCCGGCGCGCGTGGGGCCGCGACGACGGGGAGTGGGACGAGGTAG
- the ung gene encoding uracil-DNA glycosylase, translating to MLPKIPTAWKSALADTVKQPWYAELAAFVDAERQAHEVYPPQEDLYSALRLTALDDVKVLILGQDPYHGPGQAHGLAFSVRPDVPIPASLRNIHKELQADLKLPKPRDGSLVPWARHGVLLLNAVLTVRAGEPNSHKDRGWERFTDAVIRAVSAKEERVVFVLWGAYAQKKAALVDTSRHAILAAAHPSPLAAKKGFFGSRPFSKANAALRDAGRSEVDWRLPSADD from the coding sequence ATGCTCCCCAAGATCCCGACCGCCTGGAAGTCCGCCCTCGCCGACACGGTCAAGCAGCCGTGGTACGCCGAGCTGGCCGCGTTCGTGGACGCCGAGCGGCAGGCGCACGAGGTGTATCCGCCGCAGGAGGACCTCTACTCGGCGCTGCGGCTCACCGCGCTCGACGACGTGAAGGTGCTGATCCTCGGCCAGGACCCGTACCACGGGCCGGGGCAGGCGCACGGGCTCGCGTTCTCGGTGCGGCCCGACGTGCCGATCCCCGCGTCGCTGCGCAACATCCACAAGGAGCTGCAGGCGGACCTCAAGCTCCCGAAGCCGCGCGACGGCTCGCTGGTGCCGTGGGCGCGCCACGGCGTGCTGCTGCTGAACGCGGTGCTCACCGTGCGCGCCGGCGAGCCGAACTCGCACAAGGACCGCGGGTGGGAGCGCTTCACCGACGCCGTGATCCGCGCCGTGAGCGCGAAGGAGGAGCGCGTCGTGTTCGTGCTCTGGGGCGCGTACGCGCAGAAGAAGGCGGCGCTCGTCGACACGTCGCGGCACGCGATCCTCGCGGCCGCGCATCCGTCGCCGCTGGCGGCGAAGAAGGGCTTCTTCGGCAGCCGCCCGTTCTCGAAGGCGAACGCCGCGCTGCGCGACGCCGGCCGCTCCGAGGTCGACTGGCGGCTGCCGAGCGCCGACGACTGA
- a CDS encoding dicarboxylate/amino acid:cation symporter, with amino-acid sequence MRRLLPRNLTVRVLIAISLGIALGLAAPDTAKAMKPLGDTFVNLVKMVVGPIVFLTIVLGIANMSDLKKVGRVGGKAFLYFEVVTTFALAIGLIVVNVTKPGAGLDVSRMAKGDVSRYATAGEQMNWVDFLTHVVPSSVVDAFAKGDVLQIVFFAVLFGVALSALGARGRALTEVLERIAEVFFRITAMVMVVAPIGAFGAMAYTVGNFGLRTLLPLGRLMLDVYLTMAIFVFVVLGAIARLSGFRLLPFLSFIREEILLVLGTSSSEAALPRMLEKLERFGCARSVVGLVVPAGYSFNLDGTSIYLSMAVVFLAQAFRVDLSIGQQLTILGILMITSKGAAGVTGSGFIVLASTLSALHVVPVEGLALLLGVDRFMSEARAIVNLIGNGVATVVIARSEGAFDETQHRLAVEESRAARAAA; translated from the coding sequence ATGCGTCGTCTCCTGCCGCGTAATCTGACCGTCCGCGTCCTCATCGCCATCAGCCTGGGGATCGCGCTCGGCCTCGCCGCGCCCGACACGGCGAAGGCGATGAAGCCCCTCGGCGACACCTTCGTCAACCTGGTGAAGATGGTCGTCGGGCCGATCGTGTTCCTGACGATCGTGCTGGGCATCGCGAACATGAGCGACCTGAAGAAGGTCGGGCGCGTCGGCGGCAAGGCGTTCCTCTACTTCGAGGTCGTGACGACGTTCGCGCTGGCGATCGGGCTGATCGTCGTCAACGTCACGAAGCCGGGCGCGGGGCTCGACGTCTCGCGCATGGCGAAGGGCGACGTGTCGCGCTACGCGACCGCGGGCGAGCAGATGAACTGGGTGGACTTCCTCACCCACGTCGTGCCGTCGAGCGTCGTGGACGCGTTCGCGAAGGGCGACGTGCTGCAGATCGTCTTCTTCGCCGTGCTGTTCGGCGTCGCGCTGTCGGCGCTCGGCGCGCGCGGGCGGGCGCTGACGGAGGTGCTGGAGCGCATCGCGGAGGTGTTCTTCCGGATCACCGCGATGGTGATGGTGGTGGCGCCCATCGGCGCGTTCGGCGCGATGGCGTACACGGTCGGCAACTTCGGCCTGCGCACGCTGCTCCCGCTGGGACGCCTGATGCTCGACGTCTACCTGACGATGGCGATCTTCGTCTTCGTCGTGCTGGGCGCGATCGCGCGGCTCTCGGGCTTCCGGCTGCTGCCGTTCCTCTCGTTCATCCGCGAGGAGATCCTGCTGGTGCTCGGCACCTCGTCCAGCGAGGCGGCGCTGCCGCGGATGCTGGAGAAGCTGGAGCGCTTCGGCTGCGCGCGCAGCGTGGTGGGGCTGGTGGTGCCGGCGGGCTACTCGTTCAACCTCGACGGGACGTCGATCTACCTGTCGATGGCGGTGGTCTTCCTGGCGCAGGCGTTCCGCGTGGACCTCTCGATTGGCCAGCAGCTGACGATCCTCGGCATCCTGATGATCACGTCCAAGGGCGCGGCGGGCGTGACGGGGTCGGGCTTCATCGTCCTCGCGAGCACGCTGTCGGCGCTGCACGTGGTGCCGGTGGAGGGCCTGGCGCTGCTGCTGGGCGTGGACCGCTTCATGAGCGAGGCGCGCGCGATCGTGAACCTGATCGGCAACGGCGTGGCGACGGTGGTCATCGCGCGCAGCGAGGGCGCGTTCGACGAGACGCAGCACCGGCTGGCGGTCGAGGAGTCGCGGGCGGCGCGGGCGGCGGCGTGA
- a CDS encoding sulfite exporter TauE/SafE family protein: protein MPQPPQLPVILLVSALGGAMNAIAGGGTLLVFPALLGLGVPPVAANATCTVALWPGALGSMWGYRRELSGTGGWAARLVLPSVLGGLVGAGLLLIGGDAVFARLVPFLVLGATLLFVVQRPLVRLLAARRPAEAPPTDTLPAPTLAALAFQLVVAIYGGYFGAGAGILTLAVLGLQGFVNIHQMNGLKNWAALCFNAVAIATFALNGAVQWPLAAVMAVGTTVGGYAAAGVARRAPQQLVRGAVALIGFASAAWLLVRR, encoded by the coding sequence ATGCCCCAACCGCCGCAGCTGCCGGTCATCCTCCTCGTCTCCGCCCTGGGCGGCGCTATGAACGCGATCGCGGGCGGCGGCACCCTGCTCGTCTTCCCGGCGCTGCTCGGACTCGGCGTCCCGCCCGTCGCGGCCAACGCCACCTGCACCGTCGCCCTCTGGCCCGGCGCGCTGGGCAGCATGTGGGGCTACCGCCGCGAGCTGTCCGGCACCGGCGGCTGGGCCGCGCGCCTGGTCCTCCCGTCGGTGCTCGGAGGGCTCGTCGGCGCCGGGCTCCTGCTGATCGGCGGCGACGCGGTGTTCGCGCGCCTCGTCCCCTTCCTCGTCCTCGGCGCGACGCTCCTGTTCGTGGTCCAGCGCCCGCTCGTGCGCCTGCTGGCCGCGCGGCGCCCGGCCGAGGCGCCGCCCACCGACACCCTCCCCGCACCGACGCTGGCCGCGCTCGCGTTCCAGCTCGTGGTCGCGATCTACGGCGGCTACTTCGGCGCCGGCGCCGGGATCCTCACGCTCGCCGTGCTCGGGCTGCAGGGCTTCGTCAACATCCACCAGATGAATGGCCTCAAGAACTGGGCGGCGCTCTGCTTCAACGCCGTCGCCATCGCGACGTTCGCGCTCAACGGCGCGGTGCAGTGGCCGCTGGCGGCGGTGATGGCGGTCGGCACGACCGTCGGCGGCTACGCGGCGGCGGGCGTGGCGCGCCGCGCGCCGCAGCAGCTGGTGCGCGGCGCGGTGGCGCTCATCGGCTTCGCCAGCGCGGCATGGCTGCTGGTGCGCCGGTGA
- a CDS encoding DASS family sodium-coupled anion symporter, producing the protein MAAGAPVTAPPVARVKGAALVVAAIALLVVVALPTPAGLSVAGQRVLAVLAFAIVVWITEAVSYAVSAALVVSLGALLLGAAPPFAKGASTAAGAQLGTSKALGHMLEGFASPAAALVAAAVFLAAAMRHTQLDRRLALLVLRRTGTGPRGILLGAILVGIVLAFFVPSTTARVGAIVPIMGGMVAAFGLARDSRLAACLMITTAQVATIWNVAIKTAAAQNLLAVGLIQQSLGVTISWAMWFRQAAPWAVVMTGVLYVVMRVIVPPEPVGGPEARAAVQAQLAALGPVRAAEWRLIAVAVALLALWSTEGSLHAFDTSTTTLAAVTLLLLPRIGVLSWEEAERLVPWGTVVLFAVGISIGAVLIATGAAAWLARATLGALGVASLSPLAMLAVLSAINVVVHLGFASATSLAATWIPIVLAFVAALQRPDVPALGMVLVQQFVVSFGFLLPVNSPQNMVAYSTGAFTTRDFLRTGVWITLVGYALLLALAATWWRWTGLL; encoded by the coding sequence ATGGCTGCTGGTGCGCCGGTGACGGCGCCGCCAGTCGCACGCGTGAAGGGCGCCGCCCTCGTCGTCGCGGCGATCGCGCTGCTCGTCGTCGTCGCACTGCCCACGCCCGCCGGCCTCTCGGTCGCCGGCCAGCGCGTGCTCGCGGTGCTCGCGTTCGCGATCGTCGTCTGGATCACCGAGGCGGTGAGCTACGCGGTGAGCGCGGCGCTCGTCGTCAGCCTGGGCGCGCTGCTGCTGGGCGCGGCGCCGCCGTTCGCGAAGGGCGCGAGCACGGCGGCCGGCGCGCAGCTCGGCACCAGCAAGGCGCTCGGCCACATGCTCGAGGGGTTCGCGTCGCCGGCCGCGGCGCTCGTGGCGGCGGCCGTCTTCCTCGCGGCGGCGATGCGCCACACGCAGCTCGACCGGCGGCTCGCGCTGCTCGTGCTGCGCCGCACCGGCACGGGGCCGCGCGGCATCCTGCTGGGCGCGATCCTCGTCGGGATCGTGCTCGCCTTCTTCGTGCCCAGCACCACCGCGCGCGTCGGCGCCATCGTCCCCATCATGGGCGGCATGGTCGCGGCGTTCGGGCTGGCGCGCGACAGCCGGCTGGCCGCCTGCCTGATGATCACGACCGCGCAGGTGGCGACGATCTGGAACGTCGCGATCAAGACCGCCGCCGCGCAGAACCTGCTCGCGGTGGGCCTCATCCAGCAGTCGCTCGGCGTCACGATCTCGTGGGCGATGTGGTTCCGGCAGGCCGCCCCGTGGGCGGTGGTGATGACCGGCGTGCTCTACGTCGTGATGCGCGTGATCGTCCCGCCCGAGCCGGTGGGCGGCCCCGAGGCGCGCGCCGCGGTGCAGGCGCAGCTCGCGGCGCTGGGCCCCGTGCGCGCGGCCGAGTGGCGGCTGATCGCGGTCGCCGTCGCGCTGCTGGCGCTGTGGAGCACCGAGGGCTCGCTGCACGCGTTCGACACCAGCACGACGACGCTGGCCGCGGTGACGCTGCTCCTGCTGCCGCGAATCGGCGTGCTGTCGTGGGAGGAGGCCGAGCGGCTGGTGCCGTGGGGCACCGTCGTGCTGTTCGCGGTGGGCATCTCGATCGGCGCGGTGCTGATCGCCACCGGCGCCGCCGCCTGGCTCGCGCGCGCCACGCTCGGCGCGCTCGGCGTCGCGTCGCTGTCGCCGCTGGCGATGCTCGCGGTGCTGTCGGCCATCAACGTCGTCGTGCACCTGGGCTTCGCCAGCGCGACCAGCCTCGCGGCGACGTGGATCCCGATCGTGCTGGCGTTCGTGGCCGCGCTGCAGCGGCCCGACGTGCCGGCGCTGGGGATGGTGCTGGTGCAGCAGTTCGTCGTCAGCTTCGGCTTCCTGCTGCCGGTGAACTCGCCGCAGAACATGGTCGCGTACTCCACGGGCGCGTTCACCACGCGCGACTTCCTGCGCACGGGCGTGTGGATCACGCTCGTCGGCTACGCGCTGCTGCTGGCGCTCGCGGCGACCTGGTGGCGCTGGACGGGGCTCCTCTAG
- a CDS encoding protein kinase domain-containing protein produces the protein MDDETRHASTAHDTAHAATDALTLGDYVLSARLARRPSADVYEATHAPTGAPRLVYVLRPGAMQDHPLVHRVVCEVDAARWLRHPAIAKVDGYGDTPSRRLYLGVERAPGRTLRELLADGERIAAWRVARLASRLVEALDEAHAVGLTHGHLTPDVVVLAPEAEAAGSPPLVTLVGLGAGAVAFDGPVAAADRPYLSPEQLAGGDADARSDVFGLASLLHHLLAGQAPAEVTVDGADAHTTPSDGGHRPTAAVLAAARAADPRRRPASVKAFWEELLAALVADAAAAASLGPHAPVATPRAAAPAVLDADVLQALELEVLDLEVEPAVWSEPTPAALPVPAPVPVPVAVAPVPAPVAPPAPPVYPTERPAPLRPRQYDRDDHVAPPVVSAIPSRRRRVLVAIAWCVAVPAVAAAVGWPLAYGGSPARDARMGETAVEILADAPPPPAVPSSTDSLVGPAPKAQRPALPAVPTVDIPAVDLPTVDVASRRPLVRAEEFTKRITSADSLR, from the coding sequence ATGGACGACGAGACCCGGCACGCCAGCACCGCGCACGACACGGCCCACGCCGCGACGGACGCGCTCACGCTCGGGGACTACGTGCTGAGCGCGCGGCTCGCGCGCCGCCCGTCCGCCGACGTCTACGAGGCGACGCACGCGCCCACCGGCGCCCCGCGCCTGGTGTACGTGCTGCGCCCCGGCGCGATGCAGGACCATCCGCTGGTGCACCGCGTGGTGTGCGAGGTGGACGCCGCCCGCTGGCTGCGGCATCCGGCCATCGCGAAGGTCGACGGCTACGGCGACACGCCGAGCCGCCGCCTGTACCTGGGCGTCGAGCGCGCGCCGGGGCGCACCCTCCGCGAGCTGCTGGCCGACGGCGAGCGGATCGCCGCGTGGCGCGTCGCGCGCCTGGCCTCGCGCCTGGTGGAGGCGCTGGACGAGGCGCACGCGGTCGGGCTGACGCACGGCCACCTGACGCCCGACGTCGTCGTGCTGGCGCCCGAGGCCGAGGCCGCGGGCAGCCCGCCGCTGGTGACGCTGGTGGGGCTGGGCGCGGGCGCGGTGGCGTTCGACGGGCCGGTCGCGGCGGCCGACCGCCCCTACCTCAGCCCCGAGCAGCTCGCGGGCGGCGACGCGGACGCGCGGAGCGACGTCTTCGGGCTCGCGTCGCTGCTGCACCACCTGCTGGCGGGTCAGGCGCCCGCCGAGGTCACGGTCGACGGCGCCGACGCGCACACCACCCCGTCGGACGGCGGCCATCGCCCGACGGCCGCGGTGCTGGCCGCTGCCCGCGCCGCCGACCCGCGCCGCCGGCCGGCGAGCGTGAAGGCGTTCTGGGAGGAGCTCCTCGCCGCCCTCGTCGCCGACGCGGCCGCCGCGGCCTCGCTCGGCCCCCACGCCCCGGTCGCGACGCCGCGCGCCGCCGCGCCCGCGGTGCTGGACGCGGACGTGCTGCAGGCGCTCGAGCTCGAGGTGCTGGACCTGGAGGTGGAGCCGGCGGTCTGGAGTGAGCCGACGCCGGCCGCGCTCCCGGTGCCCGCGCCGGTACCCGTGCCCGTGGCGGTCGCGCCCGTCCCGGCGCCCGTCGCGCCACCCGCGCCGCCCGTCTACCCGACCGAGCGCCCCGCGCCGCTGCGCCCGCGGCAGTATGACCGGGACGACCACGTCGCGCCCCCCGTCGTCTCCGCCATCCCGTCGCGCCGCCGGCGCGTGCTGGTGGCGATCGCGTGGTGCGTCGCGGTCCCCGCGGTGGCCGCGGCCGTGGGCTGGCCGCTGGCCTACGGTGGCTCGCCCGCGCGCGACGCCCGCATGGGCGAGACGGCGGTCGAGATCCTGGCCGACGCGCCGCCGCCGCCCGCGGTCCCGTCGTCTACCGACTCGCTCGTCGGCCCGGCGCCGAAGGCCCAGCGCCCGGCGCTGCCCGCGGTGCCCACCGTCGACATCCCGGCGGTCGACCTGCCGACGGTGGACGTCGCGTCGCGCCGCCCGCTCGTGCGCGCCGAGGAGTTCACGAAGCGCATCACGTCGGCGGACAGCCTGCGATAG
- a CDS encoding HEAT repeat domain-containing protein, which produces MSAAATFRAALLGAALCVAAPTVAAAQADLASRGGALAARVGEMRDGYVRLTFPLRPGVCGVGESVRVGREQRWVGNNWYGEFSGNALRGRDVEWERECETGPGRVVLDVSGGSVQQVRFYVGGKWRPADERVLDLGEVPAAEAAGLLLRLAQGDDLRAEPNAQRSAIFPATLGADVVAWPALLRIAKDTQRPREARRQALFWLGVGAGEAATAGLTELVDDADREVRLQAVYALSRRPANEGVPALIRIARTHKDPAMRRQAMHWLGRSEDPRAVALFEELLVAKR; this is translated from the coding sequence ATGAGCGCCGCCGCCACCTTCCGGGCGGCCCTCCTCGGCGCGGCGCTGTGCGTCGCCGCGCCGACGGTGGCCGCGGCGCAGGCCGATCTCGCGTCGCGTGGCGGCGCGCTGGCGGCCCGCGTGGGCGAGATGCGCGACGGCTACGTGCGCCTGACCTTCCCGCTGCGCCCCGGCGTCTGCGGCGTGGGCGAGAGCGTGCGCGTGGGCCGCGAGCAGCGCTGGGTGGGCAACAACTGGTACGGGGAGTTCAGCGGCAACGCGCTGCGCGGCCGCGACGTGGAGTGGGAGCGCGAGTGCGAGACGGGTCCGGGCCGCGTGGTGCTCGACGTCTCGGGTGGGAGCGTGCAGCAGGTGCGCTTCTACGTCGGCGGGAAGTGGCGGCCGGCCGACGAGCGCGTGCTGGACCTCGGCGAGGTGCCGGCGGCGGAGGCGGCGGGGCTGCTGCTGCGCCTCGCCCAGGGCGACGACCTGCGCGCGGAGCCGAACGCGCAGCGGTCGGCGATCTTCCCGGCGACGCTCGGCGCGGACGTCGTCGCGTGGCCGGCGCTGCTGCGGATCGCGAAGGACACGCAGCGGCCGCGCGAGGCGCGCCGCCAGGCGCTGTTCTGGCTCGGCGTCGGCGCGGGCGAGGCGGCGACGGCCGGGCTGACGGAGCTGGTGGACGATGCCGACCGCGAGGTGCGGCTGCAGGCGGTCTACGCGCTGTCGCGTCGTCCCGCGAACGAGGGCGTGCCCGCGCTCATCAGGATCGCGCGCACGCACAAGGATCCCGCGATGCGGCGGCAGGCGATGCACTGGCTGGGTCGCTCCGAGGACCCGCGCGCGGTGGCGCTGTTCGAGGAGCTGCTGGTCGCGAAGCGATAG